The following coding sequences are from one Bradyrhizobium sp. 200 window:
- the sulP gene encoding sulfate permease, whose translation MKHWIRWLPGIETLRRYEAAWLPHDIFAGLVLATMLVPVGIAYATASGLPGIYGLYATIVPLLVYALFGPSRILVLGPDSALAAVILGVVVPLSGGDPLRAATLAAMMAIVSGTVCILAGVGRLGFVTELLSKPIRYGYMNGIALTVLISQLPKLFGFSIKSEGPLRDLWAFANAILEGKTNWVAFGVGLGTLIVILLLKDNKRLPGILIAVVGATAVVGVLDLGTRYDVAVLGPLPQGLPGFAIPWISYGDIVPVLLGGCAIAMVSFADTSVLSRAYAARLGTQVDPNQEMVGLGAANLATGFFQGFPISSSASRTPVAEAAGGRTQLTSVVGALAIAVLLLAAPNLLQHLPSAALAAVVIAAAIGLFEVADLKRIYRIQQWEFWLAMVCFVGVAVFGVIPGIGLAIALAIIEFLWDGWRPHSAVLGRAHGVKGYHDITRYPDARQIPGLVLFRWDAPLFFANAEFFKERVLDAVAKSPTPVRWLVVAAEPVTSVDVSAGDTVAELDEMLHAQGIDLCFAELKDPVKDKLKRFGLFAQLGEQYFFPTIGAAVSSYLETHDVEWEDWEDQAER comes from the coding sequence ATGAAGCATTGGATCCGCTGGCTGCCGGGGATCGAAACGCTGCGTCGATACGAGGCGGCGTGGCTTCCGCACGATATCTTCGCCGGGCTGGTCCTGGCGACGATGCTGGTCCCGGTCGGAATTGCCTACGCGACAGCATCGGGCCTGCCTGGCATCTACGGCCTGTACGCAACGATCGTACCGCTGCTGGTCTACGCGTTGTTCGGCCCCAGCCGCATCCTCGTGCTGGGACCGGACTCGGCGCTGGCAGCCGTCATCCTCGGCGTTGTCGTTCCGTTGTCCGGTGGCGATCCCCTTCGCGCCGCGACGCTCGCTGCGATGATGGCGATCGTTTCGGGGACGGTATGCATTCTGGCCGGCGTCGGGCGCCTGGGGTTTGTCACCGAGCTGCTCTCCAAGCCGATACGGTACGGCTATATGAACGGAATTGCATTGACCGTTCTGATCAGCCAACTGCCAAAGCTCTTCGGCTTCTCGATCAAGAGCGAAGGACCTTTGCGGGACTTATGGGCGTTCGCGAACGCAATCCTTGAAGGAAAGACAAACTGGGTCGCATTCGGGGTTGGGCTCGGCACGCTGATCGTCATCCTGCTGCTCAAGGACAACAAGCGGCTGCCAGGCATTCTGATTGCGGTCGTTGGGGCGACCGCCGTCGTCGGCGTGCTCGATCTTGGGACCCGTTACGATGTGGCGGTCCTGGGGCCGCTTCCACAGGGCCTGCCGGGTTTTGCGATCCCCTGGATCAGCTACGGCGATATCGTCCCGGTACTGCTCGGCGGCTGTGCCATTGCCATGGTTTCGTTTGCGGACACCAGCGTGCTTTCCCGTGCCTATGCCGCCCGGTTGGGCACTCAGGTTGATCCCAACCAGGAGATGGTAGGGCTCGGCGCCGCCAATCTGGCAACCGGCTTTTTTCAAGGCTTCCCGATCAGCAGCAGCGCTTCGCGTACCCCCGTTGCAGAAGCCGCCGGCGGCCGTACCCAACTGACCAGCGTGGTCGGCGCGCTTGCCATCGCCGTCCTTCTGCTGGCGGCGCCGAACCTGCTACAGCATTTGCCCTCCGCCGCATTGGCCGCCGTCGTCATCGCCGCCGCGATCGGCCTGTTTGAGGTCGCCGACCTCAAACGAATCTATCGGATTCAGCAGTGGGAATTCTGGCTGGCGATGGTTTGCTTTGTCGGCGTGGCCGTATTCGGAGTGATTCCGGGAATTGGGCTCGCGATCGCCCTCGCCATTATCGAGTTCCTGTGGGACGGCTGGCGCCCGCACTCCGCCGTGTTGGGCCGCGCCCACGGCGTCAAAGGCTATCACGACATCACCAGATATCCGGATGCACGCCAAATCCCCGGGCTGGTCCTGTTTCGGTGGGATGCACCTCTATTCTTCGCCAACGCCGAATTCTTCAAAGAGCGCGTACTGGACGCCGTGGCGAAATCGCCGACGCCCGTACGCTGGCTGGTCGTTGCGGCGGAGCCTGTCACCAGCGTGGACGTTTCCGCCGGCGATACAGTCGCCGAACTGGACGAGATGTTGCACGCGCAGGGTATCGACTTGTGCTTTGCCGAACTGAAAGATCCGGTAAAGGACAAGCTGAAGAGGTTTGGACTGTTCGCGCAACTTGGCGAGCAGTATTTTTTCCCAACCATTGGCGCGGCCGTTTCCAGCTACCTGGAAACCCATGACGTCGAGTGGGAGGACTGGGAAGACCAGGCCGAGCGCTAG
- a CDS encoding septal ring lytic transglycosylase RlpA family protein, translating to MIRSICAALALACLSVPAFAETCIASRYGYGGGRTASGERMNPNAMTAAHRARPSHVTVTSHSTGRSVTVRINDRGPFVKGRCIDLSTGAARVLGIAGTAMVSLR from the coding sequence ATGATCCGCTCGATATGCGCCGCCTTGGCGCTCGCCTGTCTGTCTGTGCCGGCGTTCGCCGAAACCTGTATTGCTTCTCGCTATGGCTACGGCGGCGGCCGAACCGCATCGGGCGAGCGGATGAATCCAAATGCGATGACCGCGGCGCATCGCGCCAGACCATCTCACGTCACAGTCACTTCCCATTCGACCGGGCGAAGCGTCACTGTCCGGATAAATGATCGTGGTCCGTTCGTGAAGGGACGGTGCATCGACCTGTCCACTGGGGCCGCCCGTGTGCTTGGTATCGCCGGGACTGCGATGGTCTCGCTTCGCTGA
- a CDS encoding DUF3455 domain-containing protein, with translation MPLLRNTAVAIFSLSASALPASAQTSLPDTIAAPGETIVLTLHAEGAQVYECKTASDGKLAWAFREPIATLLLDGKTVGRHYTGPNWEHIDSSAVVGKAVGNAPGATANDIPWLKLTVTSGRGTGILSGVTTVQRINTVGGKFEGACDKAGTYHNAPYSAEYVFLRKG, from the coding sequence ATGCCGTTGCTTAGAAACACCGCAGTCGCCATTTTCTCCTTGTCGGCGTCGGCCTTGCCCGCATCGGCCCAAACCTCACTCCCCGACACCATCGCAGCGCCCGGCGAAACGATCGTCCTCACGCTTCATGCCGAGGGCGCGCAGGTCTACGAATGCAAGACTGCCAGCGACGGCAAACTGGCCTGGGCATTCCGCGAGCCGATCGCAACCTTGCTGCTCGACGGCAAGACCGTCGGCCGCCACTATACCGGGCCGAACTGGGAACACATCGACTCGAGCGCTGTCGTCGGCAAGGCGGTCGGCAACGCCCCCGGTGCGACGGCCAACGACATTCCCTGGCTGAAACTAACCGTGACGTCCGGGCGCGGCACCGGCATCCTCTCCGGCGTCACGACGGTGCAACGGATCAACACCGTCGGCGGCAAATTCGAAGGCGCCTGCGACAAGGCAGGGACCTATCACAACGCGCCCTACTCGGCGGAGTACGTGTTCCTGCGCAAGGGCTGA
- a CDS encoding NADP-dependent isocitrate dehydrogenase, which yields MAKIKVSNPVVELDGDEMTRIIWQYIKDKLITPFLDVELLYFDLGMEYRDQTNDQVTIDAANAIKKVGVGVKCATITPDEARVKEFGLKEMWKSPNGTIRNILGGVIFREPIICKNVPRLVPGWTKPIIIGRHAYGDQYRATDFKFPGAGTLSMKFVGADGTVIEKEVFKSPDAGVAMGMYNLDDSIIDFARASLNYGLLRGYPVYLSTKNTILKVYDGRFKDIFQDIYDREFKKEFEAKRLTYEHRLIDDMVASALKWSGGYVWACKNYDGDVQSDTVAQGYGSLGLMTSVLLTPDGKTVEAEAAHGTVTRHYREHQKGKETSTNSIASIFAWTRGLSHRAKLDNNPQLAKFAETLEKVCVATVEEGYMTKDLALLVGADQRWLSTTGFLDKVSDNLAKAMAA from the coding sequence ATGGCAAAAATCAAGGTGTCCAACCCCGTCGTCGAACTCGATGGCGACGAGATGACCCGGATCATCTGGCAGTACATCAAGGACAAGCTGATCACCCCGTTCCTGGATGTCGAGCTTCTGTATTTTGACCTCGGAATGGAGTACCGCGACCAGACCAACGACCAGGTCACCATCGACGCCGCCAACGCCATCAAGAAGGTCGGCGTCGGCGTCAAATGCGCCACCATCACCCCCGACGAGGCCCGGGTGAAGGAATTCGGCCTGAAGGAGATGTGGAAGTCGCCGAACGGCACCATCCGCAACATCCTCGGCGGCGTGATCTTCCGCGAGCCGATCATCTGCAAGAACGTGCCGCGCCTGGTTCCCGGCTGGACCAAGCCGATCATCATCGGCCGCCATGCCTATGGCGACCAGTACCGCGCCACCGACTTCAAGTTCCCCGGCGCAGGCACCCTGTCGATGAAGTTCGTCGGCGCAGACGGCACCGTGATCGAGAAGGAAGTGTTCAAGTCCCCGGACGCCGGCGTCGCGATGGGCATGTACAATCTCGACGATTCCATCATCGACTTCGCCCGCGCCTCGCTGAACTACGGCCTCTTGCGCGGCTACCCGGTCTATCTCTCGACCAAGAACACCATTCTGAAAGTGTACGACGGCCGATTCAAGGACATCTTCCAGGACATCTACGACCGCGAATTCAAGAAGGAGTTCGAGGCCAAGCGACTCACCTACGAACACCGCCTGATCGACGACATGGTCGCCTCGGCCTTGAAATGGTCCGGCGGCTATGTCTGGGCCTGCAAGAACTACGACGGCGACGTGCAGTCGGATACGGTGGCCCAGGGCTACGGCTCGCTCGGCCTGATGACCTCAGTGCTGCTCACCCCCGACGGCAAGACCGTCGAAGCCGAAGCCGCCCACGGCACGGTGACCCGCCATTACCGCGAGCATCAGAAAGGCAAGGAGACCTCGACCAATTCGATCGCGTCGATCTTCGCCTGGACCCGCGGCCTGTCCCACCGCGCCAAGCTCGACAACAACCCGCAGCTCGCGAAATTCGCCGAGACGCTGGAAAAGGTCTGCGTCGCGACCGTCGAGGAAGGCTACATGACCAAGGACCTCGCGCTCCTGGTCGGCGCCGACCAGCGCTGGCTGTCCACCACCGGCTTCCTCGACAAGGTTTCGGACAACCTCGCCAAGGCGATGGCGGCATAA
- a CDS encoding TrmJ/YjtD family RNA methyltransferase — protein MSGSGTDKTKSGWDLAGPVVILVEPQLGENIGMAARAMGNFALSRLRIVNPRDGWPNIAAQRAAAGADQILEQAQLFDTVEQAVADLTLLFATTARAHDQAKPVVAPVEAAAEIVAHVGGGGGAGILFGRERYGLQNEEVALANRIITFPVNPGFASLNLAQAVLLIGYEWFKLSTGGTLPFAMPERSEPASQHQMQAFFDNLVRELDKVEFLRPREKRETMLVNLRNIFTRMDPTKQDMHTLHGVVMAIAEGRKGPAKGGVLDGEQATRLRALLAEHGQGPAVPGDSSTVRGLARLLRRNPTDAERILWQALTRDRRFAGQFKRQTPVGRHIPDFVSFVHRLAIELVNPNESDAIVADRAGRKTWLEARDYRVIEMRVADVESDLTAELERLAKAVG, from the coding sequence ATGTCCGGTTCGGGCACCGATAAAACCAAGTCTGGTTGGGATTTAGCCGGACCCGTTGTGATCCTCGTCGAGCCGCAGCTCGGCGAGAATATCGGCATGGCTGCGCGGGCGATGGGCAATTTTGCGCTTTCCCGATTGAGAATAGTCAATCCGCGCGACGGTTGGCCCAACATCGCCGCACAGCGGGCGGCGGCCGGCGCCGACCAGATTCTGGAACAGGCCCAGTTGTTCGACACGGTCGAACAGGCGGTTGCCGACCTGACCTTGCTGTTTGCCACCACCGCCCGTGCCCATGACCAGGCCAAGCCGGTGGTCGCGCCGGTGGAAGCGGCTGCCGAGATCGTGGCCCATGTCGGCGGCGGCGGCGGGGCCGGCATCCTGTTCGGCCGGGAGCGCTACGGCCTGCAGAACGAGGAGGTGGCGCTCGCCAACCGGATCATCACCTTCCCGGTCAACCCGGGTTTTGCCTCGCTCAATCTGGCGCAGGCGGTGCTGCTGATCGGCTATGAGTGGTTCAAGCTGTCGACCGGCGGCACGCTGCCGTTCGCGATGCCCGAACGTTCCGAGCCGGCCTCACAGCACCAGATGCAGGCCTTCTTCGACAATCTGGTCCGGGAACTCGACAAGGTCGAATTCCTCCGGCCGCGGGAGAAGCGGGAGACCATGCTGGTGAACCTGCGCAACATCTTCACCCGGATGGACCCGACCAAGCAGGACATGCACACCCTGCACGGGGTGGTGATGGCGATCGCCGAAGGCCGCAAGGGTCCGGCCAAGGGCGGCGTCCTGGATGGCGAACAGGCGACAAGGCTGCGCGCGCTGTTGGCCGAGCACGGGCAGGGACCGGCGGTGCCCGGCGACAGCTCTACCGTGCGCGGGCTCGCCCGGCTGCTTCGGCGCAACCCGACCGATGCGGAGCGGATCCTGTGGCAGGCGCTGACCCGCGACCGCCGCTTCGCCGGTCAGTTCAAGCGCCAGACCCCGGTTGGGCGTCATATCCCCGATTTCGTCTCCTTCGTGCATCGCCTGGCGATCGAACTGGTCAATCCGAACGAGTCGGACGCCATCGTCGCCGACCGCGCCGGCCGCAAGACGTGGCTGGAGGCACGCGACTATCGCGTGATCGAGATGCGGGTGGCGGATGTCGAGAGCGATCTGACGGCCGAACTCGAGCGGTTGGCAAAAGCCGTAGGGTAG
- a CDS encoding TetR/AcrR family transcriptional regulator, with amino-acid sequence MGKAASKKKSAAGFAAGDEESARGRLLSAATHLFCKNGINATGIDAIIDEAGTAKTTLYKLFGSKTNLVNAVLESEGKAWREWFIGAMEDGGGDAQAKLTRIFPALKRWFAEERFYGCPFINAVAEHDKNAKQFRNIALRHKKVVLAHIEKLAGEMGAAEPQMLAHQLALLIDGAIVAAMVSRDPTVADTAGLAAGNLFGPSKVKKAKRTSAAAEQLVAV; translated from the coding sequence ATGGGCAAAGCAGCTTCGAAGAAAAAATCGGCAGCGGGGTTCGCCGCAGGCGATGAAGAATCAGCGCGCGGGCGCCTGCTCAGCGCGGCGACGCATCTGTTCTGCAAGAACGGCATCAACGCCACCGGCATCGATGCCATTATCGACGAAGCCGGCACCGCGAAGACCACACTCTACAAACTGTTCGGATCGAAGACCAACCTCGTCAATGCCGTGCTGGAAAGCGAAGGCAAGGCGTGGCGTGAATGGTTCATCGGCGCGATGGAAGATGGCGGCGGCGATGCGCAGGCGAAACTGACGCGGATCTTTCCCGCGCTGAAGCGCTGGTTCGCCGAGGAACGCTTCTACGGTTGCCCCTTCATCAACGCCGTTGCCGAGCACGACAAGAACGCCAAGCAGTTCCGCAACATCGCACTGCGCCACAAGAAAGTGGTGCTGGCGCATATCGAAAAGCTCGCCGGTGAAATGGGCGCGGCCGAGCCGCAAATGCTCGCGCATCAACTAGCATTGCTGATCGACGGCGCCATCGTCGCCGCCATGGTCTCCCGCGATCCCACCGTCGCGGATACCGCCGGCCTCGCCGCCGGCAATCTGTTCGGGCCTTCGAAGGTGAAGAAAGCGAAACGTACGAGCGCAGCGGCCGAACAGCTCGTGGCGGTGTAA
- a CDS encoding OsmC family protein: MTAVAQKTVLTGCLAPIDKGGLEQLIANGKANPKVIKTLKCKTVAEGKFRHANYIRNLAPYIVDEPPGLLGDDTAPNPSEASLAALGSCLAVGLHANAVHRGWIVNKLELELEGDLNITAVWGTGDVSEKPVGFTDVRVKVDMECEGIPKSEIDALVTHVKKWSPVANTFTRPVNLEVSA; this comes from the coding sequence ATGACCGCGGTCGCTCAAAAAACGGTGCTCACAGGCTGCCTGGCCCCGATCGACAAAGGCGGGCTGGAACAGCTCATCGCCAACGGCAAGGCCAATCCGAAGGTCATCAAGACCTTGAAGTGCAAGACGGTGGCGGAGGGCAAGTTCCGCCACGCCAACTACATCCGCAACCTCGCGCCCTATATCGTCGACGAACCGCCGGGCTTGCTCGGCGACGACACCGCGCCCAACCCGTCGGAGGCTTCACTCGCAGCCCTCGGCTCCTGCCTTGCGGTCGGCCTGCATGCCAACGCCGTTCACCGCGGCTGGATCGTCAACAAGCTCGAACTCGAGCTCGAGGGCGACCTCAACATCACGGCGGTGTGGGGCACCGGCGATGTCAGCGAGAAGCCGGTCGGTTTCACCGATGTCCGCGTCAAGGTCGACATGGAATGCGAAGGCATTCCGAAGAGCGAGATCGATGCGCTGGTGACCCACGTCAAGAAATGGTCGCCCGTCGCCAACACGTTTACGCGGCCCGTCAACCTCGAAGTCAGCGCGTAA